In Arachis hypogaea cultivar Tifrunner chromosome 17, arahy.Tifrunner.gnm2.J5K5, whole genome shotgun sequence, a single window of DNA contains:
- the LOC112765667 gene encoding E3 ubiquitin-protein ligase ATL23 — MLDSVLLALFLPCLGMSAIFTVYMCLLWYATTRHSADRLPVKPVSEKGLSSSDLEKLPKIPGKELVMGSECAVCLDEIENEQPARLVPGCNHGFHVECADTWLSKNPLCPVCRAKLDPQLFTPQSHC; from the coding sequence ATGCTCGATTCGGTTCTGTTGGCGCTCTTTCTGCCATGCCTTGGCATGAGCGCAATCTTTACAGTCTACATGTGCCTTCTCTGGTACGCCACCACCCGTCACTCGGCTGACAGGCTACCGGTTAAGCCAGTCTCTGAGAAGGGCCTCTCCTCCTCTGACTTGGAAAAGCTACCGAAAATACCCGGTAAGGAACTGGTCATGGGCTCCGAATGCGCCGTCTGCCTCGATGAGATCGAGAACGAGCAACCGGCTCGCCTGGTTCCTGGTTGCAACCACGGGTTCCATGTTGAATGCGCTGATACCTGGCTCTCCAAGAACCCGCTATGTCCGGTCTGTAGAGCCAAGCTTGACCCTCAGCTTTTCACTCCTCAAAGCCATTGCTGA